A genomic window from Terrisporobacter glycolicus ATCC 14880 = DSM 1288 includes:
- a CDS encoding sigma-70 family RNA polymerase sigma factor produces MGANKEHTYENYVFGDSSSASNAMKMYLKEIEEYKMLTPNEEIELAKDINDSIPEAKEKFINANYRLVVSIAKKYRKENVDMLDLIQAGNIGLIKAVEKYDYKKGFKFSTYATWWIKQSITRYIDDCENTIRIPVHLHQRINYIKRKKQELSNELQREPSLDELAEVCDMEPDKILEILKRDKNVVSLDTPIKEDEDSSLVEFIPSDANLDDVVIHEVEQKNLREKIDELLTGLNDQEQRVLRMRFGLDDDDPKTLEEIGKVFGVTRERIRQIEAKAIRKLRHPSRLKQLKNFY; encoded by the coding sequence ATGGGGGCTAACAAAGAGCATACTTACGAAAATTATGTTTTTGGAGATTCATCATCTGCATCAAATGCTATGAAAATGTATTTAAAAGAAATTGAAGAATACAAAATGCTAACACCGAATGAAGAAATAGAATTGGCAAAAGATATAAATGATTCTATTCCTGAGGCAAAAGAAAAATTTATTAATGCCAATTATAGACTAGTTGTCAGTATTGCAAAAAAATACAGAAAAGAAAATGTAGATATGCTAGACTTAATTCAAGCTGGAAATATAGGCTTAATAAAAGCAGTTGAAAAATATGACTACAAAAAAGGATTTAAGTTTAGTACCTATGCTACTTGGTGGATAAAACAAAGCATCACTAGATATATTGATGATTGCGAAAACACTATAAGAATTCCAGTACATCTTCATCAAAGAATAAACTACATTAAAAGAAAAAAACAAGAATTGTCTAATGAGTTACAAAGAGAGCCGTCATTAGATGAGCTAGCAGAAGTATGCGATATGGAGCCTGATAAAATTCTTGAAATATTAAAAAGAGATAAAAATGTAGTATCTTTAGATACTCCTATCAAAGAGGATGAAGATAGTTCTTTAGTTGAATTTATACCATCAGATGCCAACTTAGATGATGTTGTAATTCATGAAGTGGAGCAAAAGAATCTTAGAGAAAAGATAGATGAACTTCTTACAGGGCTTAATGATCAAGAACAAAGAGTATTAAGAATGAGATTTGGATTAGATGATGATGATCCAAAAACTCTTGAAGAAATAGGCAAAGTATTTGGGGTAACAAGAGAGAGAATTAGACAAATTGAAGCTAAGGCTATTAGGAAACTGAGACATCCTAGTAGACTTAAGCAACTAAAAAATTTTTATTAA
- a CDS encoding MGDG synthase family glycosyltransferase: protein MKALIFTGAFGMGHYSAAEAVKEEILREEPEATVIIIDMIEYIFPKLSELIYLIFNFMVNKFSLIYNFFNRIVAKRTSVPLKKSVMKKVDLLLKNNDVDLVISTFPACSQYFSAYKKMRNCNIPLYTYVTDISVNEEWISEQTDLYFVGSDITKNSLLSKNVDSDKIVVSGIPVKQNFKKEKIIEKSKDKKEVLIMGGGLGLIPCAMDFLEKLSKDDNIKITFIAGKNKKLLEHVKEKYPNVESIGYTDKVDQYMKKADLIISKSGGITLFEAIFSGTPLYVIRPFLYQEIGNALYIQDSCIGKVIWTNGTDVYEDVTSLLNNELLLKSMEENIVIEKEKLQSTSPLNYYYGGITACY from the coding sequence ATGAAAGCATTAATATTTACAGGCGCATTTGGAATGGGTCATTATTCAGCAGCAGAAGCTGTAAAAGAAGAAATATTAAGAGAAGAACCAGAAGCAACAGTCATTATAATAGATATGATAGAGTATATATTTCCAAAACTTAGTGAATTAATATATTTAATTTTTAACTTTATGGTTAATAAATTCTCCTTAATTTATAATTTTTTTAATAGAATTGTAGCCAAAAGGACTAGTGTACCACTAAAAAAATCCGTTATGAAAAAAGTAGATTTATTATTAAAAAATAATGATGTTGATCTGGTAATTTCAACTTTTCCAGCTTGCTCTCAATATTTTTCAGCATATAAAAAAATGAGAAATTGTAATATTCCTCTTTATACTTATGTTACGGATATATCTGTAAATGAGGAATGGATTAGTGAACAAACAGATTTATATTTTGTAGGCAGCGACATAACAAAAAATTCACTTTTGAGTAAAAATGTAGATAGTGATAAAATAGTAGTTAGTGGTATTCCTGTTAAACAAAATTTTAAGAAAGAAAAAATAATAGAAAAGTCAAAGGATAAAAAAGAAGTATTAATAATGGGTGGAGGCTTAGGTCTTATACCTTGTGCAATGGATTTTTTAGAAAAACTTTCAAAAGATGATAATATAAAAATAACATTTATAGCAGGAAAAAATAAAAAACTACTAGAACATGTAAAAGAAAAGTATCCTAATGTGGAATCAATTGGATATACAGATAAGGTTGATCAATATATGAAAAAAGCAGACTTAATAATTTCAAAATCTGGTGGAATAACATTATTTGAAGCTATTTTTAGTGGAACACCATTATATGTCATTAGACCATTTTTATATCAGGAAATAGGAAATGCTCTATATATACAAGACAGTTGTATTGGTAAGGTAATATGGACAAACGGAACGGATGTTTATGAAGATGTAACATCTTTATTAAATAATGAATTACTTTTAAAAAGTATGGAAGAAAATATAGTAATTGAAAAAGAAAAATTACAAAGTACATCACCACTTAATTACTATTATGGAGGTATAACAGCTTGCTATTAA
- a CDS encoding HAMP domain-containing sensor histidine kinase has protein sequence MRKKKSKFFTILVRNYIAFTGIIIISIICILHGINHRIKDVISEPRINELVDYASLITENGNNGINKSRIKKLAGKYTFIQLLDENNKVIYESEPGKFNKEFTKGELSCIHDYYDDPYIDIQKYKNDKNKQNISVSITYYDENDDIHNKIYVVDDKLNLIYTNTGDTRKSFTKNEFKYLTGTYLKGYDIRKYSFKDKDNKKLTLLINTPSLTNEIYKKILITGICAFALFILIYIILIIIFITWLNHKVKRPINILNEAIVKFKNGERENYLDYDGPQEFCDICSSFNDMSRKLYNSEKKRESLEEEKQKMLADISHDLKTPITVIKGYSKAVCDNIVSEEEKDQYLMTIYKKADHLDELINTFYEYSKLEHPDYKFLFEKIDLCEYGRVYLAGKYEELDINGVELEADIPDDPIYCKLDRFQLKRVFENIISNSLKHNKKELCILFEIEEYFDKVKINIADNGYGISEEIRKNIFNPFVVGEKSRTTKGSGLGLAISKKIVEAHGGSIKIVDARKNYKTEFEIILPREV, from the coding sequence TTGCGAAAAAAGAAAAGTAAATTTTTCACTATTTTAGTTAGAAATTATATTGCTTTTACAGGCATTATTATAATTTCTATTATATGTATATTACATGGTATAAATCATAGAATAAAAGATGTTATTAGTGAACCTAGAATTAATGAATTAGTGGATTATGCAAGTTTGATTACAGAGAATGGTAACAATGGAATTAATAAATCGCGTATAAAAAAATTAGCTGGTAAATATACTTTCATTCAATTATTAGATGAAAATAATAAGGTTATATATGAGAGTGAGCCTGGAAAATTCAATAAAGAATTTACAAAGGGAGAGCTAAGTTGTATACATGATTATTATGATGATCCTTATATTGATATTCAAAAATATAAAAATGATAAAAATAAACAAAACATATCAGTATCAATAACTTATTATGATGAAAATGACGATATTCATAATAAAATTTACGTTGTAGATGATAAATTAAATTTAATATATACAAATACAGGAGATACTAGAAAATCTTTTACTAAAAATGAGTTTAAATATTTAACAGGAACTTATCTAAAAGGATATGATATTAGAAAATATTCTTTTAAGGACAAAGATAATAAGAAGCTAACGCTTTTAATCAATACTCCTTCTCTTACTAATGAAATATACAAAAAGATTTTAATTACTGGTATATGCGCATTTGCATTATTTATACTAATATATATTATTCTAATTATAATATTTATAACCTGGCTTAATCATAAAGTAAAAAGACCTATTAATATTTTAAATGAAGCCATTGTTAAGTTTAAAAACGGTGAGCGTGAAAATTATTTAGATTACGATGGACCACAGGAATTTTGTGATATTTGTAGTAGTTTTAATGATATGTCAAGGAAGTTGTATAATAGTGAGAAAAAGCGTGAAAGTTTAGAAGAAGAAAAACAAAAAATGCTTGCTGATATATCTCATGATTTAAAAACGCCAATAACCGTTATAAAGGGATATTCGAAAGCTGTTTGTGATAATATAGTCTCAGAAGAAGAAAAAGATCAATATCTAATGACTATATATAAAAAAGCAGATCACTTAGATGAATTGATTAATACTTTTTATGAATACAGCAAATTAGAACACCCAGACTACAAATTTTTATTTGAAAAAATAGATTTATGTGAATATGGTAGAGTTTATCTTGCAGGAAAATACGAAGAATTAGATATAAATGGAGTAGAGCTGGAAGCGGATATACCAGATGATCCTATTTATTGTAAGTTAGATAGATTTCAACTAAAACGTGTTTTTGAAAATATTATATCAAATTCACTAAAGCATAATAAAAAAGAATTATGTATATTATTTGAAATAGAAGAATATTTCGATAAAGTGAAAATAAACATTGCAGACAATGGATATGGAATTTCCGAAGAAATACGTAAGAATATTTTTAACCCATTTGTTGTGGGAGAAAAATCTCGTACAACAAAAGGCTCAGGACTGGGCCTTGCCATAAGTAAAAAAATAGTAGAAGCCCACGGCGGAAGTATAAAAATTGTGGACGCTAGAAAAAATTATAAAACAGAATTTGAAATTATACTTCCAAGAGAGGTTTAA
- a CDS encoding polysaccharide deacetylase family protein, giving the protein MLLKIIIILVIILLCYSIVPTYLYKLQYKLTKKNNSNDKVLYLTFDDGPDEKYTPCLLDLLKKHNIKATFFMVATFANDNPIIVNRMKEEGHCIGIHSYEHKNALYQSKSYTSYDFEESVKTMEKLGVNVKFYRPPWGHCNIFTNHEAKKYNLIKVLWDVMAQDWEKNTTDHVICDKLLRRSKDGSIICLHDGRGKDEAPSRTIKALEKAIPLWQKEGYKFLTMEDYYE; this is encoded by the coding sequence TTGCTATTAAAAATTATAATAATATTGGTTATAATATTGTTGTGTTATAGTATTGTGCCAACTTATTTATATAAACTTCAATATAAACTAACAAAGAAAAATAATTCAAATGATAAAGTACTATACTTAACTTTTGATGATGGACCAGATGAAAAGTATACACCTTGTCTTTTAGATTTGTTAAAAAAACATAATATAAAGGCAACTTTCTTTATGGTAGCAACTTTTGCCAATGATAATCCTATAATAGTAAATAGGATGAAAGAAGAAGGACATTGCATAGGTATTCACTCTTATGAACACAAAAATGCTTTATATCAAAGTAAATCTTATACTTCATATGATTTTGAAGAAAGTGTAAAAACGATGGAAAAACTAGGTGTTAACGTGAAGTTTTATAGGCCGCCTTGGGGGCATTGCAATATATTTACAAATCATGAAGCAAAGAAATATAATTTAATCAAAGTACTATGGGATGTAATGGCGCAAGACTGGGAAAAAAACACAACAGATCATGTTATATGTGATAAATTATTAAGAAGAAGTAAGGATGGTAGCATAATATGTTTGCATGATGGACGTGGCAAAGATGAAGCGCCATCTAGGACAATAAAAGCCTTAGAAAAAGCAATTCCGCTTTGGCAGAAAGAAGGCTATAAATTTTTGACTATGGAGGATTATTATGAGTAA
- a CDS encoding LysR family transcriptional regulator, whose translation MIEELKTFISVVEFKNFTKAAKHLNLSQPSVSNHIKNLERYFNTTIIDRSIKQKNIYITENGEILYKRAKEILNLLDMTMDELHNTTQNVEGHLKIGASLTIGEYILPHFLKEFCTKYPNIQIEVLIENTKSICDKLSNISLDIGLVEGTVSSPNLNQTYFYEDKMVLALPYDSDISEDNFTLDKLKKYNWIGREKGSGTREYLDMFLNTSKIQPKNIMVFGSNYAVKEAVKNNLGVTIVSSLIAYPSYCNKELKIISLDYSFTRNFSYILANNITHSKANDLFIRELKDFVLTL comes from the coding sequence TTGATTGAAGAATTAAAAACATTTATATCTGTTGTTGAGTTTAAAAACTTTACTAAGGCTGCTAAACATCTTAATTTATCTCAACCTAGCGTTAGTAATCATATAAAAAACTTAGAAAGATATTTTAATACTACAATAATAGATAGATCTATTAAACAAAAAAATATATACATTACAGAAAATGGCGAAATACTATATAAAAGAGCTAAAGAAATATTAAACTTATTAGATATGACTATGGATGAATTACATAACACTACACAAAATGTAGAGGGTCATTTAAAAATTGGTGCTTCCTTAACAATAGGAGAATATATTTTACCTCACTTTCTTAAGGAGTTTTGTACCAAATATCCCAATATACAAATTGAAGTTCTTATTGAAAATACAAAGTCTATTTGTGACAAATTATCAAATATATCTTTGGACATAGGTCTAGTTGAGGGAACTGTTTCTTCTCCTAATTTGAATCAAACATATTTTTATGAAGATAAAATGGTTTTAGCATTGCCATACGATAGTGATATAAGCGAAGATAATTTCACTTTAGATAAATTAAAAAAATATAATTGGATTGGTAGAGAAAAGGGATCTGGTACAAGAGAATATTTAGATATGTTTTTGAATACTTCTAAAATCCAACCTAAAAATATTATGGTATTTGGAAGTAATTACGCTGTGAAAGAAGCTGTAAAAAATAATCTTGGAGTTACTATTGTGTCTAGTTTAATAGCTTATCCATCATATTGTAACAAGGAATTAAAAATTATTTCATTGGATTACAGCTTTACTAGAAACTTTTCTTATATTCTTGCTAATAATATTACCCACTCCAAAGCAAATGACTTATTTATTAGAGAATTAAAAGATTTTGTTTTAACTTTGTAG
- a CDS encoding response regulator transcription factor, whose product MKILTYNILVVEDDIDIIKLLKIYLENDGHRVISAQNGLDALQIIENIKVDLVVMDIMMPKMDGYELTMRIRSKYTIPIIILSAKNEDNDKIMGLNLGADDYITKPFNPLEIVARINSNLRRFYDFNKVVVPKDEERQLIVGDLILDTQKLALYKKGEEVVVTPTEYKILALLMKTPGKVYTKLQICEAINGDYIESDNNTMMVHISRLREKVEDDSKNPKYIKTVRGIGYKIAKKEK is encoded by the coding sequence GTGAAAATTTTGACATATAATATACTTGTTGTAGAAGATGATATAGATATAATAAAACTACTAAAAATTTATCTTGAAAATGATGGACATAGAGTGATTTCTGCTCAGAACGGATTGGACGCATTACAGATAATAGAAAATATAAAAGTTGATTTAGTAGTAATGGATATTATGATGCCAAAAATGGATGGCTATGAATTAACCATGAGAATAAGATCGAAATATACTATTCCAATAATAATTTTATCGGCTAAAAATGAAGATAATGATAAGATAATGGGATTAAATTTAGGTGCAGATGATTATATAACAAAGCCATTTAATCCATTGGAAATAGTTGCAAGAATTAATTCTAATTTAAGAAGATTTTATGATTTTAATAAAGTAGTAGTGCCAAAAGATGAAGAAAGACAATTAATAGTAGGCGACTTAATTTTAGATACCCAAAAGTTAGCTCTTTATAAAAAAGGAGAAGAAGTTGTAGTAACACCTACAGAATATAAAATTTTGGCTCTTCTTATGAAAACACCAGGAAAAGTATATACAAAGTTGCAGATATGTGAAGCAATTAATGGAGATTATATTGAAAGTGACAATAATACTATGATGGTTCATATCTCTCGATTGCGTGAAAAAGTTGAAGATGATTCTAAAAATCCTAAGTATATAAAAACTGTGAGAGGGATTGGATATAAAATTGCGAAAAAAGAAAAGTAA
- a CDS encoding lysylphosphatidylglycerol synthase transmembrane domain-containing protein — protein sequence MSKKVSPKNMLKNGGLFIGLILLTFYMIFKNNNIEEIINAISTLNINYITISIICSFTFVICEGINIGRSLKLMEYEINFLTSIKYAIVGLFFSSVTPSATGGQPMQVYYMHKDGIQVSHSSLALLMDLASFQFVTVTMAIIGYITQHELLVNTLGNIKYFVALGIFLNTLVMIFILTAIFSKRFIGKFIDFICFILVKIKYKKVDKFKEMALCQVKEYKDSAKYFKENKLTVLKIVLTTTTQIIALHSISFWIYKASGLSGYSFLTVVMLQSVLYISVSALPLPGAVGASESGFMLIYKTLFPVQLLSSAMLVSRGISFYLLVLLSGIVLAATYLLNIRGNHYIKVTRKRRGENFDI from the coding sequence ATGAGTAAAAAAGTTTCTCCAAAAAATATGCTAAAAAACGGTGGTTTATTTATTGGGTTAATATTATTAACTTTTTATATGATTTTTAAAAATAATAATATAGAAGAGATTATAAATGCAATCTCTACTTTAAATATAAATTATATAACAATAAGCATAATTTGTAGTTTTACTTTTGTTATTTGTGAAGGTATAAATATAGGCAGAAGTTTAAAACTTATGGAGTATGAAATTAATTTTCTAACTTCTATAAAATATGCAATTGTAGGCCTATTTTTTAGTTCTGTAACTCCTTCTGCAACAGGAGGTCAACCAATGCAAGTTTACTATATGCATAAAGATGGAATTCAAGTATCGCATTCATCTTTAGCACTTCTTATGGACCTTGCCAGTTTTCAGTTCGTTACAGTTACTATGGCTATAATAGGATATATAACTCAACATGAATTATTAGTTAATACTTTGGGTAATATTAAATATTTTGTTGCACTAGGTATTTTTTTAAATACATTAGTAATGATATTTATATTAACAGCAATTTTTTCAAAAAGATTTATAGGAAAGTTTATTGATTTTATTTGTTTTATTCTAGTGAAAATTAAATATAAAAAAGTAGATAAATTTAAAGAAATGGCATTATGCCAAGTGAAAGAATATAAAGATAGTGCTAAATATTTTAAAGAAAACAAACTAACAGTTTTAAAAATTGTATTAACTACAACAACACAAATAATAGCTCTTCATAGTATTTCGTTTTGGATATACAAGGCATCTGGTTTAAGTGGGTATTCTTTTTTAACAGTAGTTATGTTACAATCCGTTTTATACATTAGTGTATCTGCATTACCACTCCCTGGAGCTGTAGGAGCTAGTGAAAGTGGCTTTATGCTCATTTACAAAACTTTATTCCCAGTTCAACTTTTGAGTTCAGCTATGCTTGTAAGTAGAGGGATAAGTTTTTATTTATTAGTACTGTTAAGTGGCATTGTTCTTGCAGCTACTTATCTTTTAAACATTAGAGGGAATCATTACATCAAAGTTACGAGAAAAAGAAGAGGTGAAAATTTTGACATATAA